One genomic region from Sphingobacterium multivorum encodes:
- a CDS encoding SusC/RagA family TonB-linked outer membrane protein yields MYKNYAQLGRALHDQTQQMKNSDRPDIWGRPQWRGNIMRISLTTIMMSCCLLHVGAKTYGQNISIHEKSVSLRKVFSEINKQTGYSYVWAATTIDPDTKVNLTVKKESLGNALWKLLGDLDLDFEIKGKIIVVHEKSQQTQRSITNQLMTVKGFIVDYNNRPLQGATIRVKGVPKGTVTDQHGYFEINGVSSNSFLDITMVGFAPFTIAAKSDLGTINLRALDEQLEEVNITVNTGYQKISKERAAGSIAQVTAKDMEGRLQPNLLDRIDGLLPGLNLVRNTSSPQNSKNNLGIEVRGRSTINAQAAPLIVVDGMPFEGDLTAINPNDIAAITVLKDASAASIYGVRSSNGVIVITTKIGNAGKTKIDYSNTLSFRGLPSRSYLNQMSSAELVNFQKEMFNYRSGDYAAIDPRKSMNDVYRILYDRKGGVISEEEMEKRLDVYRNRDRFSQMDKFLNTTRFDQQHNLAISGGSDRYTYHYSLNYTQPGDYNKGRATNKELGFSLKNNFKFTDWFSLRANVLGKNQNREGDIGFNFYDNYMGGKASYYLLENEDGSPAQWYNSKSQFEIDRLKALGLEDETYIPLNHVAAIHEKFYNKYINLNFAANFKIIKGLDFDLSYQSERTEGYNGTLNRKNAQSVVGMVNDATQIGKDGLIKRNIPQGGQFAEQRNDVNSYTLRGQFNYQYNSRDKHEIVAIAGAERRQINNRYTNIYKYGYDESSLVYKGINEELFGIQIQNTQALFNSYSISKRETGFKDLVDRFVSFYANGSYTYDRKLTLSGSIRMDQSNLFGTNIKNQYKPLWSIGALYHLPKIDWEPLDRWSVRATYGVNGNVPKDNGPYLISRVNNNLNYFNGEMQAYIDSPPNPLLRWERTKVFNLGFDFSLFKDRLTTTLDIYNKKTADLLGNTPLDPTLGWDMVLLNYGDMQNSGIELGLNGKVIQGKNFSWNSTLNFSYNKNKITNLYVEQNTPYYYYYAPQNRVGIPMGSLYSIDYAGLNEKGRPLARKADGSLVETTQKLTVDDLIYEGTTVPPYTVSFRNGFKYKDLTLSFMFIFNGGHVMRGVHPEFLSKYAELNYNSNFDKLWLNYWKNPGDESNPDIAPAFVSAASGNISDIFNAAHKFVQKADYIKLRDISLSYSLPAQWIAPTKLSYVRLTGQVLNAWRWVANKDNLDPEVWAGFSTVTSPSRGIQAPTIYNLGVSVGF; encoded by the coding sequence ATGTATAAAAATTATGCACAACTTGGTCGTGCCCTACACGATCAAACGCAACAAATGAAAAACAGCGATCGCCCAGATATTTGGGGTAGGCCGCAATGGAGGGGAAACATTATGCGCATATCGCTTACAACCATCATGATGTCTTGTTGTCTGCTTCATGTTGGAGCTAAAACATACGGACAGAACATATCGATACATGAGAAATCAGTGTCGTTGAGAAAGGTTTTTTCGGAGATCAATAAGCAGACTGGCTATTCTTATGTATGGGCGGCCACAACTATTGATCCCGATACAAAGGTTAACTTAACTGTTAAAAAGGAGTCGTTGGGAAATGCACTTTGGAAGTTATTGGGCGATTTGGATCTCGATTTTGAGATCAAGGGGAAGATTATTGTCGTACACGAAAAATCTCAACAGACTCAACGATCGATCACTAATCAGTTAATGACGGTAAAAGGTTTTATTGTCGATTATAACAACAGACCGCTTCAAGGCGCAACGATTCGTGTAAAAGGTGTTCCAAAAGGAACCGTTACAGATCAGCATGGTTATTTTGAAATTAATGGCGTTAGTTCGAATAGCTTTTTGGACATTACAATGGTCGGATTTGCTCCATTTACGATTGCAGCTAAGTCGGATTTAGGTACAATCAACTTAAGGGCATTGGATGAGCAATTGGAGGAAGTGAACATTACGGTCAATACAGGATACCAAAAAATAAGCAAAGAAAGAGCCGCAGGATCAATTGCACAGGTCACTGCCAAAGACATGGAAGGACGGCTTCAACCTAATTTATTGGACCGGATCGATGGATTGTTGCCCGGACTAAATTTGGTGCGAAATACATCAAGTCCGCAGAATTCTAAAAATAATCTGGGTATCGAGGTGCGTGGTCGTTCCACCATCAACGCTCAGGCTGCTCCGCTAATCGTTGTTGACGGAATGCCTTTTGAAGGCGACTTAACAGCAATTAATCCCAATGATATTGCTGCTATAACGGTTCTAAAAGACGCATCGGCAGCTTCTATCTACGGGGTACGCTCCTCCAATGGTGTCATTGTGATCACAACAAAAATAGGTAACGCCGGTAAAACAAAAATCGATTATAGTAATACGCTTTCTTTTAGAGGACTTCCAAGCCGCAGCTACCTCAATCAGATGAGTAGTGCTGAATTGGTTAACTTTCAAAAGGAAATGTTTAATTATCGTTCGGGAGATTATGCTGCCATTGATCCGAGAAAATCAATGAATGATGTGTATCGAATTTTGTACGATCGCAAAGGTGGCGTGATTTCGGAAGAAGAGATGGAAAAACGTCTGGATGTATACCGAAATCGTGACCGCTTCAGTCAAATGGATAAATTTCTGAATACCACTCGATTTGATCAGCAGCATAACCTCGCTATTTCGGGCGGATCCGATCGTTATACCTATCATTATTCCCTCAATTATACACAGCCTGGAGATTACAACAAAGGTCGTGCGACAAATAAAGAGCTGGGATTCAGTCTGAAAAATAATTTTAAGTTTACCGATTGGTTTAGTTTACGCGCAAATGTATTGGGAAAAAATCAAAATAGGGAGGGCGATATTGGCTTCAATTTCTACGATAACTATATGGGGGGCAAAGCGTCCTATTATCTGCTTGAAAATGAAGACGGTTCTCCGGCGCAATGGTATAATTCAAAATCTCAATTTGAAATAGACCGGTTAAAAGCCTTAGGACTGGAAGATGAGACCTATATTCCATTAAATCATGTTGCCGCGATTCACGAAAAATTTTATAATAAATACATTAACCTAAATTTTGCGGCCAATTTTAAAATTATCAAAGGATTGGATTTTGACCTATCCTATCAAAGTGAACGAACGGAAGGGTATAATGGCACATTGAATAGGAAAAATGCCCAATCGGTTGTAGGTATGGTGAATGACGCCACCCAAATTGGAAAAGACGGATTAATCAAACGTAATATTCCACAGGGGGGACAATTTGCCGAACAGCGTAACGATGTCAATAGCTATACCTTACGTGGTCAATTCAACTATCAATATAACAGTCGTGATAAACATGAAATTGTGGCTATTGCAGGCGCCGAACGTAGGCAGATTAACAATCGTTATACAAATATTTATAAATACGGCTACGATGAAAGCAGCTTAGTTTATAAAGGGATTAATGAAGAGCTTTTTGGGATTCAAATCCAAAATACACAGGCACTTTTTAATAGCTATTCCATTTCAAAAAGAGAGACTGGGTTTAAGGATTTAGTCGATAGATTTGTTTCCTTCTATGCCAATGGATCTTATACCTATGATCGTAAGTTGACTTTAAGTGGAAGCATCCGGATGGATCAATCTAATTTGTTTGGGACAAATATTAAAAATCAATACAAACCTCTTTGGTCCATAGGCGCCTTATATCATCTACCAAAAATTGATTGGGAACCATTAGATCGTTGGTCGGTACGTGCCACTTATGGCGTAAATGGAAATGTGCCAAAGGATAATGGACCATATTTGATTTCAAGGGTGAATAACAACCTGAACTACTTCAACGGTGAAATGCAAGCCTACATTGATTCTCCCCCAAATCCATTGTTGCGATGGGAGCGAACAAAAGTATTCAATTTAGGCTTTGATTTTTCACTATTTAAAGATAGACTTACAACTACCCTTGATATCTACAATAAAAAAACCGCTGATTTATTGGGGAATACACCTTTGGATCCGACGTTAGGATGGGATATGGTGTTACTTAATTATGGTGATATGCAGAATAGCGGGATCGAGTTGGGGCTGAATGGTAAGGTGATTCAAGGTAAAAACTTCAGCTGGAACAGTACACTGAATTTTAGCTACAACAAAAATAAGATCACAAATCTCTACGTTGAGCAGAATACGCCGTATTACTACTATTATGCTCCTCAAAATCGTGTTGGAATCCCAATGGGTAGTTTGTATAGTATAGATTATGCAGGATTAAATGAGAAGGGGAGACCTTTGGCACGAAAGGCTGATGGCAGTCTGGTAGAGACCACGCAAAAATTGACCGTCGATGATTTAATCTACGAAGGTACAACAGTACCTCCCTATACCGTTTCTTTCAGAAATGGATTTAAGTATAAAGATTTGACGCTTTCCTTTATGTTTATTTTCAATGGCGGTCATGTGATGCGCGGAGTTCATCCAGAGTTCTTGAGTAAATACGCGGAGCTGAACTACAATAGTAACTTCGACAAATTATGGTTGAATTATTGGAAGAACCCAGGTGATGAAAGTAACCCTGATATTGCTCCTGCATTTGTTTCTGCTGCTTCAGGTAATATTTCCGATATTTTCAATGCTGCACATAAATTTGTTCAGAAGGCTGACTATATTAAATTGCGCGATATTTCATTATCCTACAGCCTTCCAGCACAATGGATTGCCCCGACAAAACTTTCTTATGTGCGTCTGACAGGACAGGTATTGAATGCATGGCGTTGGGTGGCTAACAAGGATAATCTTGATCCTGAGGTTTGGGCCGGGTTTAGTACAGTAACCAGTCCAAGTAGAGGTATACAAGCACCTACAATTTACAATTTAGGCGTATCTGTAGGATTTTAA
- a CDS encoding RagB/SusD family nutrient uptake outer membrane protein gives MRKIYIGLLFGLLTLNSCNKYLDIKPKGFTIPENLNDYKLLLNDQSLVRASAVYPNYLVDNLQSGDPQDVQSAASYDYYDYVKKQLYSFAHGAIFEDGQYDPYWESAYSHIFTYNVVINNVLAATEGSEAEKKRVWAEAKVGRAFEYLSLVNIYAAHYNPASATKDLGVPLVLKEDINQKYERVSVQAIYDQVISDLNDALPNLSTVQSNRFQAVRSVGFSFLSRVYLYQGKYKEALENAKQALAVNKTLIDYSLYTNKDKTTWGRVCLKTDNSVQFPDSRTNMEAVWSRLGTSSLGSPNAEFYASKELIDTYAKDLPAGAKDKRYELFFCRDQASFGPNIVKFPGRVLFAPYVEFSTGFNTPELFLIAAEAAVRTGNTAEALSFLNTLRNSRIENNKVLTSTDPKVVLQTVLDERRREMPFMASDRLIDLKRLAIADNFKKSIQHPLAGKIFEMESTDARMILPVPPKVLSLNPGIPQYER, from the coding sequence ATGAGAAAAATATATATAGGATTGCTATTCGGTTTATTGACATTGAATAGCTGTAACAAATACTTGGATATTAAACCAAAAGGTTTTACAATTCCAGAAAATCTGAATGATTACAAATTGCTTCTAAACGATCAATCTTTAGTAAGGGCTTCCGCTGTTTATCCGAACTATTTAGTAGATAATTTACAGTCCGGAGATCCTCAGGATGTACAATCGGCAGCAAGCTATGACTATTATGACTATGTAAAAAAACAACTCTATAGCTTTGCTCACGGTGCGATATTTGAAGATGGCCAGTATGATCCATACTGGGAATCGGCTTATAGCCACATATTCACTTACAATGTTGTTATTAACAATGTATTGGCAGCAACAGAGGGATCGGAAGCCGAAAAGAAAAGGGTTTGGGCTGAGGCTAAGGTCGGTCGTGCATTTGAATACCTTAGTCTAGTGAATATCTATGCCGCTCATTATAATCCTGCAAGTGCCACAAAAGATCTAGGGGTACCTTTGGTGCTGAAAGAGGATATCAATCAAAAATACGAACGTGTATCTGTTCAGGCGATCTATGATCAGGTAATTAGCGATCTTAATGACGCGTTGCCAAATTTGAGTACAGTGCAGTCAAATAGATTTCAAGCAGTACGTTCCGTCGGTTTCTCTTTTCTAAGTCGCGTTTATCTCTATCAGGGAAAATACAAAGAGGCCCTTGAGAATGCAAAACAAGCACTTGCTGTGAATAAAACGCTCATTGATTATAGTTTATATACCAATAAGGACAAGACGACTTGGGGACGAGTTTGTCTTAAAACAGATAATTCGGTTCAATTTCCCGATTCTAGAACGAATATGGAGGCTGTATGGTCTCGGTTAGGAACAAGTTCCCTAGGTAGCCCCAATGCCGAGTTTTATGCCTCTAAAGAGCTGATTGATACTTACGCCAAAGATTTGCCTGCAGGTGCAAAGGACAAACGTTATGAATTATTTTTCTGTCGCGATCAGGCCTCATTTGGACCCAATATCGTGAAATTTCCCGGTCGGGTTTTATTTGCACCTTACGTCGAATTTAGTACAGGATTTAATACGCCTGAATTGTTTTTGATTGCTGCAGAAGCCGCTGTCCGCACAGGTAATACGGCAGAGGCACTAAGTTTCTTGAATACATTAAGAAATAGCCGAATAGAAAATAATAAGGTGTTAACCTCAACGGATCCAAAAGTCGTTTTACAGACGGTACTTGACGAAAGACGTCGTGAAATGCCCTTTATGGCATCCGATAGGTTGATCGATTTGAAGCGACTCGCTATAGCAGATAATTTTAAGAAGTCAATTCAACATCCATTGGCCGGGAAAATTTTCGAAATGGAATCAACGGATGCCCGGATGATCCTTCCAGTTCCGCCCAAGGTACTTTCGTTGAATCCGGGAATTCCCCAATACGAACGATAA
- a CDS encoding thioredoxin family protein: MKKILMTALAFTQSMLLFAQEHIQFQKLTFGQVKELAKQENKLIFLDGFTSWCAPCKWMESNVFSQPEVARYFNSRFINTKFDCEIGEGVDIAKLYQIRSFPTYLFLDGQGTLIYRTQSRMEADLFLKQAEQANDPNFQIPNLRKSYDLGMRESNFLIRYIKVMEQTDSQAANAAKKALDSMATDEFLRSSNGWETIKMMAQSLDDRYGKFFESNKSYFKSIAVPADFAKKEAQLLRYAMYGYIRDHKVDEFNAGVAYFEGLKDPEQKIEAALYKVEWTAAHGNDKDFVTLTNVLRKGLLKNEDERLSFIARRNANAKGNIANPIILKQCYVLAKQAVGLNPSSYSNQGTLADICIALKKKKEAIQAAEAARGLAELETSKIIKLADALVARAKAL, from the coding sequence ATGAAAAAGATACTAATGACAGCATTAGCTTTTACACAGTCGATGCTATTGTTTGCACAAGAACATATACAGTTTCAGAAGCTCACTTTTGGTCAGGTAAAGGAATTGGCCAAACAGGAAAATAAGCTGATTTTCTTAGATGGATTTACCTCCTGGTGCGCTCCTTGTAAATGGATGGAAAGTAATGTGTTTTCACAGCCTGAAGTCGCTCGTTATTTTAATAGCAGGTTTATCAATACTAAATTTGACTGTGAGATAGGAGAGGGCGTAGATATTGCTAAATTATACCAAATCAGAAGTTTTCCCACGTATTTATTTTTAGATGGGCAGGGGACATTGATCTATAGAACCCAGTCTCGCATGGAAGCCGATCTTTTCTTGAAGCAGGCAGAGCAAGCTAATGATCCCAATTTTCAGATCCCCAATTTGCGTAAATCATATGATTTGGGTATGCGGGAGTCGAACTTCCTGATTCGCTATATTAAAGTGATGGAACAAACCGATAGTCAAGCAGCGAATGCAGCGAAAAAGGCATTGGACAGCATGGCTACCGATGAATTTTTGAGGAGCTCAAATGGATGGGAGACCATAAAAATGATGGCACAAAGTCTGGATGATCGCTACGGAAAATTTTTTGAGTCGAACAAATCTTATTTTAAAAGCATAGCCGTGCCGGCAGATTTTGCAAAAAAAGAGGCACAGCTGCTACGTTATGCCATGTATGGCTATATCAGAGATCATAAAGTAGATGAGTTTAATGCTGGTGTAGCTTATTTTGAAGGGTTAAAAGATCCAGAACAAAAAATAGAAGCTGCACTGTATAAAGTAGAATGGACAGCTGCACATGGTAACGATAAGGATTTTGTTACCCTCACGAATGTCTTAAGAAAAGGCCTGCTCAAAAATGAGGACGAGAGATTGAGTTTTATTGCCCGTCGCAATGCCAATGCAAAAGGAAATATTGCAAATCCAATCATACTAAAACAATGCTATGTGCTGGCCAAACAGGCAGTCGGATTGAATCCCTCAAGTTATTCCAATCAAGGGACATTGGCCGATATTTGTATCGCATTGAAAAAAAAGAAAGAAGCTATTCAAGCTGCAGAAGCTGCACGTGGCTTGGCTGAACTCGAAACTTCAAAAATTATTAAACTGGCCGATGCACTTGTGGCACGTGCTAAAGCACTGTAA
- a CDS encoding peroxiredoxin family protein translates to MKKIATSIFLVLSCLGTVFAQGQPFQLTIKGKQFPAKSKAFVRYIVDRKLTIDSINFGPNDVIYKGEIMEPTQVMLFYSKDGASFFSRKGGPMERLTFYVDPMEPNTQITVQSPFESSLVKGGKLQVAYKQYQDYLNSYEKKLMVQQSKRADLYQAKNRDENALNQIAQEIDKIETERKKAQRNFIVNNPDNYFSLLALQEVASYDDNVVTTEPLFFNLSSRLRQTAIGKKLDAAIQLAKKLGIGQPALDFAQITPEGKELKLSDFKGKYVLLDFWASWCGPCRAENPNLVKAYQKFKGSKFEILGVSLDKPGKKDNWLKAIEQDGLTWPQVSDLNGWQNQAAQLYGIQAIPQNYLISPEGKIVGINLKGVKLMEKLEELLK, encoded by the coding sequence ATGAAAAAAATAGCTACATCCATATTCTTGGTTTTAAGTTGTCTTGGGACAGTATTTGCTCAAGGACAGCCCTTTCAATTAACAATAAAGGGAAAACAATTTCCCGCAAAATCTAAAGCATTTGTTCGCTACATCGTGGACAGAAAACTGACAATTGACTCTATTAATTTTGGACCCAATGATGTGATCTATAAAGGGGAAATTATGGAACCAACACAAGTCATGTTATTTTATTCCAAAGATGGTGCTTCCTTCTTTAGCCGCAAAGGTGGCCCGATGGAGCGTCTTACATTTTATGTAGATCCTATGGAACCCAATACGCAAATCACTGTTCAAAGTCCTTTTGAGTCTTCCCTGGTGAAAGGTGGTAAACTGCAGGTAGCCTATAAGCAGTATCAAGATTATTTAAACTCCTATGAGAAAAAGCTTATGGTTCAGCAGTCTAAAAGAGCTGATTTGTATCAGGCAAAAAATCGTGACGAGAATGCGCTCAACCAAATTGCGCAAGAAATAGACAAGATCGAAACAGAGCGTAAGAAGGCGCAGCGAAATTTTATCGTCAATAATCCAGACAATTACTTCAGTTTGTTGGCCTTGCAGGAAGTTGCCAGCTACGATGATAATGTAGTTACCACCGAACCTTTGTTTTTCAATTTGTCATCGAGATTAAGGCAAACAGCTATTGGGAAAAAATTGGATGCAGCTATTCAACTGGCAAAAAAACTAGGAATAGGACAGCCGGCTTTAGATTTTGCACAGATAACTCCTGAAGGTAAAGAGTTAAAACTTTCAGATTTTAAAGGTAAATACGTGCTTTTGGATTTTTGGGCGTCATGGTGCGGTCCCTGTCGTGCAGAGAACCCTAATCTGGTGAAAGCCTATCAAAAATTTAAAGGATCAAAATTTGAGATACTGGGTGTTTCACTCGATAAACCAGGAAAGAAAGATAACTGGCTGAAAGCGATTGAACAAGATGGATTAACCTGGCCTCAGGTGTCTGATCTGAATGGTTGGCAAAACCAAGCGGCTCAATTGTACGGTATTCAAGCTATCCCGCAAAATTACCTCATCTCTCCCGAAGGTAAGATCGTAGGAATTAACTTAAAAGGAGTAAAGTTGATGGAGAAACTCGAAGAGTTACTTAAATAA
- a CDS encoding NADPH-dependent FMN reductase: protein MKIFAFAGSNSSTSINKQLVKFVLKSFEGHEINLIDLNDYNMPVFSVDLEKNGFPQEAQLFLDHIASCDVIICSLAENNRSYSVAFKNVFDWASRINVKVFQDKPMLLMTTSPGGYGGGNVMAEAQKFFPQFGAIIKETFSLPKFYENFDQDNGVINPEHLNSLREKIAGFKEQISF from the coding sequence ATGAAAATATTCGCTTTCGCAGGGAGTAATTCTTCCACATCGATTAACAAACAATTGGTCAAATTTGTACTTAAAAGCTTCGAGGGGCATGAGATTAATTTGATCGACCTGAATGACTATAACATGCCTGTCTTTTCTGTAGACCTTGAAAAGAATGGGTTCCCACAGGAAGCACAGCTTTTCCTTGATCATATTGCCTCCTGTGACGTGATCATTTGTTCCCTCGCAGAGAATAATCGCTCCTATAGCGTAGCATTTAAAAACGTATTCGACTGGGCATCTAGAATAAATGTTAAAGTTTTCCAAGACAAACCCATGTTGCTTATGACAACGTCACCCGGAGGTTATGGTGGTGGAAATGTAATGGCCGAAGCGCAGAAATTCTTCCCGCAGTTTGGCGCTATCATAAAAGAAACATTTTCGCTTCCCAAATTTTACGAAAATTTTGATCAGGATAATGGTGTAATCAATCCGGAACACCTCAATAGTTTGAGGGAAAAAATAGCGGGCTTCAAGGAACAGATTTCTTTCTAA
- a CDS encoding GNAT family N-acetyltransferase, translating into MKNFPQLETERLILNAIETTDIPQIVDYLQDKVYSDFTSNIPYPYRKEDAEYWLKLAEEAFANRKGFTFAIRNKDKKLIGAIGLHDEGSDKAELGYWIAIPYWNNGYVTEAAKAIIEFGFKELNFNKIFATYFPHNPASGKVMEKIGMKKEALLKQHLKKDGRYYDIPLYSIFKTEK; encoded by the coding sequence ATGAAAAATTTCCCACAATTAGAGACAGAACGACTCATTCTCAACGCCATTGAAACGACTGATATTCCACAGATTGTAGACTATCTGCAAGACAAGGTTTATTCGGACTTTACCTCAAATATTCCCTATCCATACCGAAAAGAAGATGCTGAATATTGGCTTAAATTAGCCGAAGAAGCGTTTGCCAATCGTAAAGGATTCACTTTTGCTATTCGAAATAAAGATAAAAAACTGATCGGAGCTATTGGTCTGCATGATGAAGGCTCGGACAAGGCTGAGTTGGGATACTGGATTGCTATTCCTTATTGGAATAATGGTTATGTCACGGAAGCTGCAAAAGCAATCATTGAGTTTGGATTTAAAGAGTTAAACTTTAACAAAATCTTTGCGACCTACTTCCCCCATAACCCGGCTTCGGGGAAAGTCATGGAAAAAATAGGCATGAAAAAAGAAGCGCTGTTAAAACAACATTTAAAGAAAGATGGCCGGTATTATGATATTCCGTTATACTCCATTTTTAAGACGGAAAAATAA
- a CDS encoding sensor histidine kinase has protein sequence MKLKDVRKIEFWMATIVFLAVVYALLVDTNNRDDSGMHNYFIGQKINYSYFFNFFVPKFSYYLLLYLMFLALNFVLIPALINKKRELLNYSLLAALILISGLILGVCRTYSHTYELIDFDSIQRGYNSMFFKSLTQAVLWTIVISLYTCMQFLISYLLKNRVENPAIQKQLKMDLAFGIGFWFIGLFFLIISHSHYQLSVLWTLVVLSAVGIVIYSLYYLLPKLHEKQKKFRDFFWIIAAVSLVLVIPLSILALFFFNQNGEVIFIVAMFHLPTQLLVSVPLSWFLFKKRLMRHNEIASLRTELGQSDANLTFLKSQINPHFLFNALNTLYGTALQEKAERTGEGIQRLGDMMRFMLHENTQDKISLTREIEYLNNYIALQTLRTSMSDKITITTEIEEQFENYQITPMLLIPFVENAFKHGISLQKSSYIKISLQVRDQVLFFDVSNSINPKSDRDPEKLKSGVGLENVRQRLSLLYRDRHELMIRENANEFFVHLTLHL, from the coding sequence ATGAAATTGAAAGACGTAAGAAAAATAGAATTTTGGATGGCTACTATTGTATTTCTCGCTGTTGTTTATGCTTTGCTTGTTGATACAAACAATCGGGATGATAGTGGTATGCATAACTATTTCATTGGTCAGAAAATAAACTACTCCTATTTTTTTAATTTTTTTGTTCCTAAGTTTAGCTATTATCTGCTTCTATATTTGATGTTTCTCGCATTAAATTTTGTTCTTATTCCTGCGCTCATCAATAAAAAAAGGGAGTTGTTGAATTATTCATTACTAGCTGCTCTGATCTTGATATCCGGACTGATTTTAGGTGTATGCCGGACTTATAGCCATACCTATGAGCTTATAGATTTTGATAGTATTCAAAGAGGCTATAATAGCATGTTTTTTAAGTCCTTAACACAAGCAGTTCTATGGACAATTGTAATTTCTCTATACACCTGCATGCAATTTTTGATCAGCTATCTGCTTAAAAACAGGGTTGAAAACCCGGCTATACAAAAGCAGCTAAAAATGGATTTGGCCTTTGGAATTGGCTTTTGGTTTATCGGATTGTTTTTTTTGATCATATCTCACTCGCATTACCAACTTTCGGTGTTATGGACTTTGGTCGTGTTGTCTGCGGTTGGTATCGTAATCTATTCCTTATACTATTTGTTGCCAAAATTACATGAAAAACAAAAGAAATTCCGCGACTTCTTTTGGATTATCGCTGCGGTGAGTTTGGTTTTAGTTATACCATTAAGCATATTGGCCCTATTCTTCTTTAACCAGAACGGTGAAGTGATCTTTATCGTTGCCATGTTTCATTTACCCACGCAATTATTGGTTAGCGTTCCGCTTTCCTGGTTTCTCTTTAAAAAACGTCTAATGCGTCACAACGAAATTGCCTCCTTACGTACGGAGCTCGGTCAGTCGGACGCAAATCTGACTTTTCTGAAATCCCAAATAAACCCACACTTTTTATTTAATGCCCTAAACACATTGTATGGCACGGCATTACAGGAAAAAGCCGAACGGACAGGGGAGGGAATTCAGCGATTGGGCGATATGATGCGGTTTATGCTCCATGAAAATACGCAAGATAAAATCTCGTTGACGCGTGAAATAGAATACCTGAATAATTACATCGCTTTACAGACCCTGCGGACTTCGATGTCAGACAAGATTACCATTACAACGGAAATTGAAGAGCAGTTTGAAAATTATCAAATTACACCGATGTTGCTTATACCCTTCGTTGAGAATGCGTTTAAGCATGGTATAAGCCTTCAGAAATCGTCTTATATTAAAATCTCCTTGCAAGTGCGGGACCAGGTTTTGTTTTTCGATGTGAGTAATAGCATTAATCCGAAAAGTGATCGTGATCCCGAAAAACTAAAAAGTGGTGTCGGTTTGGAGAATGTACGCCAACGTCTTTCATTGCTATATCGAGATCGACATGAACTGATGATACGTGAAAATGCCAATGAGTTTTTTGTCCATTTAACATTACATCTTTAG